The proteins below are encoded in one region of Homo sapiens chromosome 2, GRCh38.p14 Primary Assembly:
- the UGP2 gene encoding UTP--glucose-1-phosphate uridylyltransferase isoform c (isoform c is encoded by transcript variant 6) yields the protein MGCKGPKSLIGVRNENTFLDLTVQQIEHLNKTYNTDVPLVLMNSFNTDEDTKKILQKYNHCRVKIYTFNQSRYPRINKESLLPVAKDVSYSGENTEAWYPPGHGDIYASFYNSGLLDTFIGEGKEYIFVSNIDNLGATVDLYILNHLMNPPNGKRCEFVMEVTNKTRADVKGGTLTQYEGKLRLVEIAQVPKAHVDEFKSVSKFKIFNTNNLWISLAAVKRLQEQNAIDMEIIVNAKTLDGGLNVIQLETAVGAAIKSFENSLGINVPRSRFLPVKTTSDLLLVMSNLYSLNAGSLTMSEKREFPTVPLVKLGSSFTKVQDYLRRFESIPDMLELDHLTVSGDVTFGKNVSLKGTVIIIANHGDRIDIPPGAVLENKIVSGNLRILDH from the exons CATTTGAATAAAACCTACAATACAGATGTTCCTCTTGTTTTAATGAACTCTTTTAACACGGATGAAGATACCAAAAAAATACTACAGAAGTACAATCATTGTCGTGTGAAAATCTACACTTTCAATCAAAGCAG gtacccGAGGATTAATAAAGAATCTTTACTTCCTGTAGCAAAGGACGTGTCTTACTCAGGGGAAAATACAGAAGCTTGGTACCCTCCAGGTCATGGTGATATTTACGCCAGTTTCTACAACTCTGGATTGCTTGATACCTTTATAGGAGAAGGCAAAGAGTATATTTTTGTGTCTAACATAGATAATCTGGGTGCCACAGTGGATCTGTATATTCTTAATCATCTAATGAACCCACCCAATGGAAAACGCTGTGAATTTGTCATGGAAGTCACAAATAAAACACGTGCAGATGTAAAG GGCGGGACACTCACTCAATATGAAGGCAAACTGAGACTGGTGGAAATTGCTCAAGTGCCAAAAGCACATGTAGACGAGTTCAAGTCTGTATcaaagttcaaaatatttaatacaaacaACCTATGGATTTCTCTTGCAGCAGTTAAAAGACTGCAGGAGCAAAATGCCATTGACATGGAAATCATTGTGAATGCAAAG ACTTTGGATGGAGGCCTGAATGTCATTCAATTAGAAACTGCAGTAGGGGCTGCCATCAAAAGTTTTGAGAATTCTCTAGGTATTAATGTGCCAAGGAGCCGTTTTCTGCCTGTCAAAACCACATCAGATCTCTTGCTGGTGATGTCAAACCTCTATAGTCTTAATGCAGGATCTCTGACAATGAGTGAAAAGCGGGAATTTCCTACAGTGCCCTTGGTTAAATTAGGCAGTTCTTTTACGAAG GTTCAAGATTATCTAAGAAGATTTGAAAGTATACCAGATATGCTTGAATTGGATCACCTCACAGTTTCAGGAGATGTGacatttggaaaaaatgtttcattaaag GGAACGGTTATCATCATTGCAAATCATGGTGACAGAATTGATATCCCACCTGGAGCAGTATTAGAGAACAAGATTGTGTCTGGAAACCTTCGCATCTTGGaccactga